In the genome of Lacerta agilis isolate rLacAgi1 chromosome 2, rLacAgi1.pri, whole genome shotgun sequence, one region contains:
- the LOC117042231 gene encoding gastrula zinc finger protein XlCGF49.1-like, which yields MERGKSFSDCGMFDKHQQNHTGEIAFKCIECGKNFSTDTKLERHQLIHTGEKPFKCMECGKRFLTGSQLNTHHRVHTGEEPFKCLECGKSLTTSENLRNHQQTHTGEKPYKCMECGKNFSLSGDLRVHHRIHTGEKPFECMDCGKNFSSSGMLRRHQRTHTGEKPFKCMECGKSFGQSAHLTSHQRTHTGETPFKCMECGKSFSQSGKLTRHQKTHTGGKPYKCMECGKSFSLSGDLRVHHRTHTGEKPFKCLECGKSFTTSGNLRKHQQIHTR from the exons ATGGAGAgaggaaagagcttcagtgactgTGGGATGTTTGATAAACATCAACAAAATCACACGGGTGAGATAGCCTTTAAAtgcattgagtgtggaaagaacttctcCACGGATACAAAACTTGAAAGACATCAACTtattcacacaggggaaaaaccatttaagtgtatggagtgtggaaagaggttcCTTACGGGTTCACAGCTTAATACACATCATAGAGTTCACACAGGTGAGGAACCCTTTAAATgtctggagtgtggaaagagcctCACTACTAGTGAAAATCTTAGAAATCaccaacagactcacacaggggaaaagccatataaatgtatggagtgtggaaagaacttcagtctgAGTGGAGACCTCAGGGTACATCATCGAATTCACACGGGTGAGAAACCCTTTGAATGTATGGATTGTGGAAAGAACTTCTCTAGTAGTGGAATGcttagaagacaccaacgaactcacacaggggaaaaaccatttaaatgtatggagtgtggaaagagctttggtcaGAGTGCCCACCTTACTTcacatcagcgaactcacacaggggagacgccatttaaatgtatggaatgtggaaagagcttcagtcaaagtggaaagCTTACAAGACACCAAAAAACGCACACAGGGgggaaaccatataaatgtatggagtgtggaaagagcttcagtctgagTGGAGACCTCAGGGTACATCATCGAACTCACACAGgcgagaaaccttttaaatgtctggagtgtggaaagagcttcactactAGTGGAAATCTTAGAAAGCATCAACAGATTCAcacaag GTAA